A portion of the Chelonia mydas isolate rCheMyd1 chromosome 23, rCheMyd1.pri.v2, whole genome shotgun sequence genome contains these proteins:
- the LOC114021879 gene encoding zinc finger protein 436 — translation MAKWEDLWVPSFQDFTERKLSKDTHPDDEIASESEEDDSPQPEGPEKVEPHGTLSKRSKSNVSQSQQSSEKQPQKPAGKRRGKSAPQERALGKQQRIHKGEVPNACLECGKVFGRKSHLIRHQRTHRREKPTICNECGKSFSRSSTLIEHQRTHTGEKPYKCTECGKSFSQSSHLITHQRIHTGEKPYQCTICGKRFHQNSHLLTHQRTHTGEKPYQCTQCWERFSRSYTLTRHQRSHTGERPYQCPDCGKCFSLNSTLLSHQRTHTGEKPYKCSKCGKSFTRSSTLVQHQRTHIGDKIYTCPCCNKVACSSLFF, via the exons ATGGCAAAATGGGAAGATCTTTGGGTCCCAAGTTTCCAGGACTTCACAGAAAGGAAACTCTCAAAAGACACCCACCCAG ATGATGAGATTGCAAGTGAGAGCGAAGAGGATGACAGTCCTCAGCCGGAAGGGCCTGAGAAAGTGGAGCCTCATGGGACATTATCAAAAAGATCCAAATCAAATGTTTCCCAGAGTCAGCAGAGCTCAGAAAAGCAGCCCCAAAAGCCTGCAGGGAAGAGACGGGGTAAGTCTGCTCCCCAAGAGAGAGCTTTGGGAAAGCAGCAGAGAATCCACAAAGGGGAGGTGCCAAATGCGTGTCTGGAGTGTGGGAAGGTCTTTGGCCGGAAATCACATCTCATTAGACACCAGAGAACTCACCGGCGAGAGAAGCCAACCATTTGTAatgagtgcgggaagagcttcagtcGCAGCTCAACCCTCATTGAGcaccagagaacccacacgggCGAGAAGCCCTACAAGTGCACtgagtgtgggaagagcttcagccagagctcccacCTCATCACgcaccagaggatccacacaggcgAAAAGCCCTACCAGTGCACCATATGCGGGAAGCGCTTCCACCAGAACTCGCATCTCCTGACCcaccagagaacccacacgggTGAGAAGCCCTACCAGTGTACCCAGTGCTGGGAGCGCTTCAGCCGCAGCTACACCCTGACCAGACATCAGCGGAGCCACACGGGGGAGCGGCCCTATCAGTGCCCTGACTGTGGCAAATGCTTCAGCCTCAACTCCACCCTCCTCAGCCACCAGAGAACGCACACGGGCGAGAAGCCctacaaatgctctaagtgcggTAAGAGCTTCACGCGGAGCTCCACACTCGTCCAGCACCAGAGAACGCACATAGGGGACAAGATCTATACGTGCCCCTGCTGCAACAAGGTGGCCTGCTCTAGCCTGTTCTTCTGA